Proteins encoded together in one Quercus lobata isolate SW786 chromosome 3, ValleyOak3.0 Primary Assembly, whole genome shotgun sequence window:
- the LOC115980821 gene encoding LOW QUALITY PROTEIN: pentatricopeptide repeat-containing protein At2g01740 (The sequence of the model RefSeq protein was modified relative to this genomic sequence to represent the inferred CDS: inserted 6 bases in 4 codons; deleted 7 bases in 4 codons; substituted 1 base at 1 genomic stop codon), which produces MEFSLARKSLTPAGHVSSSDLIGQARTDGNGPQLSSCVEASTLTVNPIRLLFKGFCKLKLKRKAFVYMGLIMWKCCLLNVITFXIDMFGKVKDLGLGYRLFRKMVGDGVSLNLVAFTSLINDYCFKAGNLEVALKLLEKMRECSLLPKVVTYTALIDGLCKRGECLLYKMLGVGVHPNXTSIVIVDGYFKKGNVDNAVMYISKMRDQGFRFVXAAYGVVISGFFSNSRLDKVMEIVEDMVRSGHFPDKMMFATIMDAHFKAGKLKAASNVYKELLARGFEPDIVSLSTLMDGLSNHGHLQEAXGFFCQEKANEIFYTVLIDGMCKECXVERVFTEVLEAGFVPDKYVDTSWIAGLCKQGKLLEAFKLENKMVREGVEPDLLTHRYNSLIFGLANKGLMIEAEQVFDDMLKRGINPDSAVYDILIRGYLILKEGNEVAISGLHDKMGKRGLVNTGSKLEGHNKF; this is translated from the exons GCGAGTACTTTAACTGTAAACCCGATTCGGCTATTGTTTAAAGGGTTTTGTAAGCTAAAATTGAAGAGAAAGGCTTTTGTGTATATGGGTTTGATC ATGTGGAAATGCTGTTTGCTCAATGTGATTACTTT GATTGATATGTTTGGTAAAGTTAaggatttgggtttggggtataggctttttaggaaa atGGTGGGTGATGGGGTGTCCCTAAATTTGGTTGCTTTTACTTCGTTGATTAATGATTATTGTTTTAAGGCTGGAAATTTGGAGGTTGCGCTCAAGTTGCTTGAGAAAATGAGGGAATGTTCACTTCTGCCGAAAGTGGTTACTTATACTGCTTTAATTGATGGCCTTTGCAAACGAGGCGAGTGCTTGTTGTATAAAATGTTGGGGGTTGGAGTTCATCCTAA TACATCGATAGTAATTGTAGATGGTTACTTTAAGAAAGGCAACGTGGATAATGCAGTGATGTATATAAGTAAAATGCGTGATCAAGGGTTTAGGTTTG AAGCAGCATACGGGGTGGTAATTTCCGGCTTTTTTTCTAACAGTAGGTTAGATAAAGTGATGGAGATTGTGGAAGATATGGTAAGGAGTGGACATTTTCCAGATAAGATGATGTTTGCAACTATTATGGATGCACATTTTAAAGCTGGGAAATTGAAAGCGGCTTCGAATGTGTACAAAGAATTATTGGCTAGAGGTTTTGAACCTGATATTGTATCTCTTTCAACCCTGATGGATGGCCTATCCAATCATGGGCATTTGCAGGAGGCTTGAGGATTTTTTTGCCAGGAAAAGGccaatgaaattttttacacTGTTCTAATCGATGGAATGTGCAAGGAAT AAGTTGAAAGGGTCTTTACAGAGGTGTTAGAGGCAGGATTTGTTCCTGACAAGTATGTGGACACATCTTGGATCGCTGGACTGTGCAAGCAAGGAAAATTGCTGGAGGCTTTTAAACTTGAGAATAAAATGGTTCGGGAGGGTGTTGAACCTGATTTGTTAACTCATAGG TATAACTCTCTCATATTTGGTTTAGCTAATAAGGGGCTCATGATTGAAGCAGAACAAGTTTTTGATGATATGTTGAAAAGGGGAATTAATCCTGACTCTGCAGTTTATGATATTCTGATTAGGGGCTATCTTATT TTAAAGGAGGGTAATGAAGTTGCCATTTCGGGTTTGCATGACAAAATGGGAAAGAGAGGACTTGTAAATACAGGAAGTAAACTAGAGGGacataataaattttga